A window of Eubacteriaceae bacterium ES3 contains these coding sequences:
- a CDS encoding GIY-YIG nuclease family protein has product MDKAYVYIVKCSDRSFYTGYTTDLKARLIKHNQGLGAKYTRGRLPVTLVYFEELSGKSEAMSREAAIKKKSRTQKVKLIETIKNQSILEILRD; this is encoded by the coding sequence ATGGACAAAGCCTATGTATATATCGTAAAATGTAGTGACAGAAGTTTTTATACTGGATATACTACTGATTTAAAAGCCAGGCTTATAAAACATAATCAGGGACTAGGCGCTAAATATACTCGTGGTCGTTTGCCGGTAACACTTGTTTATTTTGAAGAACTTTCTGGAAAAAGTGAGGCTATGAGCCGCGAGGCTGCGATAAAAAAGAAGAGTCGAACTCAAAAAGTTAAACTAATTGAAACAATTAAGAACCAGTCAATTCTTGAAATATTAAGAGATTAG
- a CDS encoding zinc-ribbon domain-containing protein: protein MEDKTLICQDCGEEFVFTVGEQEFYKEKGFDNEPKRCRECRTKRKQTRRPRNSSF from the coding sequence ATGGAAGACAAGACTCTAATCTGTCAGGATTGCGGCGAAGAATTCGTTTTCACTGTTGGAGAACAGGAATTCTACAAAGAAAAAGGTTTTGATAATGAACCTAAAAGATGTCGCGAATGTCGAACAAAGAGAAAACAGACCAGACGACCAAGAAATAGTAGTTTCTAA
- a CDS encoding aminopeptidase, producing MQDIRLKQYAKTLIHYSLYVQKDEWVIIRGSEITMPLITEVYREVLLAGGHPTVMLTPEGLTEILLKEGSDEQLRFNSPIMLEAYRKADKVLTILGSQNLKALSSIPGERITFQKKASAPINTIYKERVAQGEMDWTLCLFPTQSGAQEAGMSLSEYEDFVYDACFLNHSSPIESWKKLHDEQQKMADFLSKKSDFRIIAVDTDLTLSCANRIWVNSDGHHNFPSGEVFTAPVRESLDGHIRFSFPGIYSGKEIEDIRLTFKDGKVTDASAGRGEDLLLSLLDTDEGSRYAGEFAIGTNYGIDRFTRNMLFDEKIGGTIHIALGSSYPECGPVNESLLHWDMLCDMKNGGELFADGECFYRNGQFLK from the coding sequence ATGCAAGATATCAGACTTAAACAGTACGCAAAAACACTGATTCATTATTCACTCTATGTTCAAAAAGACGAATGGGTAATCATCCGCGGTTCAGAAATAACCATGCCCCTGATTACTGAAGTATATCGGGAAGTCTTATTGGCTGGCGGTCACCCAACGGTCATGTTAACACCCGAAGGCTTAACGGAAATACTTTTAAAGGAAGGCAGTGATGAACAACTGCGTTTCAATTCACCAATTATGCTGGAAGCCTATCGAAAGGCCGACAAAGTCCTGACAATTCTAGGCAGTCAGAACTTAAAAGCACTGTCTTCCATCCCGGGTGAGCGAATTACTTTTCAGAAAAAAGCCTCAGCTCCTATTAATACCATTTATAAAGAACGGGTTGCACAAGGAGAAATGGACTGGACACTTTGTCTTTTTCCAACTCAAAGCGGCGCTCAAGAAGCTGGAATGTCTCTTTCAGAATATGAAGATTTTGTTTACGATGCCTGCTTTTTAAATCACTCCAGTCCGATTGAATCCTGGAAAAAACTTCACGATGAACAACAAAAAATGGCAGACTTCCTAAGTAAAAAAAGTGATTTTCGAATTATTGCCGTCGACACCGATCTGACTCTTAGTTGCGCAAACCGCATTTGGGTTAACTCAGATGGTCATCATAATTTCCCCAGTGGTGAGGTCTTCACCGCCCCCGTTCGAGAAAGTTTGGATGGCCATATTCGTTTTTCTTTTCCCGGCATTTACAGTGGTAAAGAAATTGAAGACATCCGTCTCACATTTAAAGACGGAAAAGTAACAGATGCCTCTGCCGGCAGAGGTGAAGATCTGCTTTTATCACTTTTGGATACGGATGAAGGTTCCCGTTATGCCGGTGAGTTTGCCATTGGCACAAATTACGGAATCGACCGCTTCACCAGAAATATGCTCTTTGACGAAAAAATTGGTGGAACAATCCATATTGCCTTAGGTAGTTCTTACCCCGAGTGCGGTCCAGTTAATGAATCCCTGCTGCACTGGGATATGCTTTGTGACATGAAAAACGGCGGCGAGCTTTTTGCTGATGGTGAGTGCTTCTATCGAAACGGTCAGTTTCTCAAATAA
- a CDS encoding glutamine--tRNA ligase/YqeY domain fusion protein, with product MESTEKNTNFITSAIDQDIKNKVYADDRVHTRFPPEPNGYLHIGHAKASLLNFRIAKQYKGQFNLRFDDTNPVKEDTEYIDSIIEDLSWLGIDWEDRLFYASGYFDKMASYAVELIKKGLAFVDDSTAEEMRTQRGTLTEPGTESPYRNRGIEENLELFEKMKAGQLPEGSRVLRAKIDMKSPNMNMRDPAIYRILHTKHHSTEEDWYIYPMYDYAHPIEDAIEGITHSLCTLEFEDHRPFYEWVLNNIDDFKNEPPRQIEFAKLNLTKTIVGKRYLKQLVDEKIVDGWDDPRLSTISGLRRRGYTPEAIQAFCEAIGVAKTNSTVDIAMLEHFIRDDLKLKAPRLMAVMDPLLVTITNYPEDEVEWLSVPLNQENPEMGDYQTPFSRQIYVERSDFMENPPKKYYRLYPGNEVRLRGGYFVTCTNVIKDENDNILELHCTYDPATKSGSGFTERKVKGTIHWVSKTHAKPVEIHEYDYLLDDAETITKETFLSAINHDSLKIVKALAEPAVLAANVYEKFQFIRNGYFSADPKYSKPEAPVFNQIVPLKSSWKPQN from the coding sequence ATGGAATCTACAGAAAAAAACACAAATTTTATAACCAGTGCCATCGATCAGGACATCAAAAATAAAGTCTATGCAGACGACCGGGTTCATACCCGTTTTCCTCCAGAACCTAATGGCTATCTACACATAGGCCATGCCAAGGCCTCACTCCTTAATTTCCGAATTGCAAAACAATATAAGGGACAATTTAATTTGCGATTTGACGATACTAATCCCGTAAAAGAGGATACAGAATACATTGATTCGATCATCGAAGATCTTTCCTGGTTGGGAATCGACTGGGAAGATCGGCTTTTCTATGCCTCCGGTTATTTCGACAAAATGGCATCATATGCCGTAGAACTAATCAAAAAGGGTCTGGCCTTTGTTGATGATTCAACGGCTGAAGAAATGCGAACGCAACGCGGTACTTTAACCGAGCCAGGAACTGAAAGTCCCTATAGAAACCGTGGCATCGAAGAAAATCTTGAGCTGTTCGAAAAAATGAAAGCTGGCCAATTACCGGAAGGATCCAGGGTCCTGCGGGCAAAAATCGATATGAAAAGCCCTAATATGAATATGCGTGATCCGGCTATTTACAGAATTCTTCACACCAAACACCATTCGACAGAAGAAGACTGGTATATTTATCCGATGTACGATTATGCTCACCCTATTGAGGATGCCATCGAAGGTATTACTCATTCTTTGTGTACTTTAGAATTTGAAGATCACCGCCCATTTTATGAATGGGTATTAAACAACATAGATGATTTTAAAAATGAACCACCCCGTCAGATTGAATTTGCCAAACTTAACCTGACTAAAACCATCGTTGGAAAGCGCTATCTAAAACAGTTAGTTGACGAAAAAATTGTCGACGGCTGGGATGACCCTAGACTTTCAACCATTTCCGGACTACGTCGACGAGGCTACACACCAGAAGCCATTCAGGCTTTCTGCGAAGCCATTGGTGTGGCCAAAACCAACTCGACCGTAGATATTGCCATGCTCGAACATTTTATCCGCGATGACCTAAAGTTAAAAGCACCACGTTTAATGGCTGTTATGGATCCTCTTCTTGTTACCATCACCAATTATCCTGAAGATGAAGTAGAATGGCTGTCTGTCCCACTAAACCAGGAAAACCCTGAAATGGGAGATTATCAGACGCCCTTCAGTCGACAGATTTATGTGGAACGATCTGACTTTATGGAAAACCCTCCTAAAAAATACTATCGCCTCTATCCAGGCAACGAAGTACGGCTAAGAGGTGGCTATTTTGTTACCTGTACCAACGTAATTAAAGACGAAAATGACAATATTTTAGAACTTCATTGCACTTATGATCCAGCTACTAAATCAGGCAGTGGTTTTACTGAACGTAAAGTGAAGGGTACTATTCATTGGGTTTCTAAAACACACGCTAAGCCTGTCGAAATTCATGAGTACGATTATCTTCTTGACGATGCTGAAACTATCACTAAGGAAACCTTTCTCTCTGCCATTAATCATGACTCTTTAAAAATTGTCAAAGCTCTGGCTGAACCAGCTGTTCTTGCTGCAAATGTCTATGAAAAATTTCAGTTTATAAGAAACGGTTATTTCTCGGCTGATCCCAAATACTCAAAACCAGAAGCTCCGGTCTTTAACCAGATCGTACCGCTTAAAAGCTCCTGGAAACCACAAAATTAA
- a CDS encoding phenylacetate--CoA ligase yields MKIWSDKETLSRDEIKAIQFSRLKETLHRVYDNVPYYKQMFIDNSVHPDDIKCLEDMHLLPLTTKDDLRKNYPFGLFAKPKNEIVRYHASSGTTGKPTVVGYTRKDMEVWTEVIARLVTMAGVTDADTAQITFGFGLFTGAFGLQQGLEKVGAGVIPMSSGNTQKQIMIMQDFQTTTLIGTPSYALHLAEIAYEMGIDPKNDLFLKYGLFGGEGSTEEMRNKLNEAWGIFATENYGMSELIGPGVAGECQALTGMHLCEDHFIAEIIDPNTLEVLPEGSVGELIITPISKEALPLIRYRTKDITRLDSKPCSCGRTTTRIAKLSGRTDDMLIIGGVNVFPSQIEGVLLGIEGIGSNYQIRVLKKGYLDKIEIDVEVANSDLLDSVTLLDALYNEISNKLRTVLGIHAGIHLVEPKSLTRSEGKAKRVIDLRNEK; encoded by the coding sequence ATGAAAATCTGGTCAGATAAAGAAACCTTATCCCGTGATGAAATTAAGGCAATCCAATTTTCACGATTAAAAGAAACATTGCACCGAGTATACGATAATGTCCCTTATTATAAGCAAATGTTTATTGATAATAGCGTCCATCCCGATGATATAAAATGTCTTGAAGATATGCATCTGCTTCCTTTAACGACTAAGGATGATCTTCGAAAAAACTACCCCTTTGGTCTGTTTGCCAAACCTAAAAATGAAATTGTCCGCTATCATGCCTCATCAGGTACGACAGGAAAACCAACGGTTGTCGGTTATACCAGAAAAGATATGGAAGTCTGGACAGAAGTTATTGCCCGCCTGGTAACCATGGCTGGCGTTACCGATGCTGATACCGCGCAGATCACCTTTGGTTTCGGTCTTTTTACCGGTGCCTTTGGTCTTCAACAAGGCCTTGAAAAAGTAGGAGCTGGTGTTATTCCCATGTCTTCAGGAAACACGCAAAAGCAGATCATGATCATGCAGGATTTTCAAACCACTACCCTTATCGGTACCCCCTCTTACGCCCTGCATCTGGCTGAAATAGCCTATGAGATGGGTATTGATCCCAAAAATGATTTGTTTCTTAAATATGGCCTTTTTGGTGGAGAAGGGTCAACAGAAGAAATGCGTAATAAATTAAATGAAGCCTGGGGAATTTTTGCCACTGAAAATTACGGTATGAGCGAACTAATCGGTCCTGGTGTCGCTGGCGAATGTCAGGCACTTACGGGAATGCATTTATGTGAAGATCATTTTATTGCCGAAATTATTGACCCCAATACCCTGGAAGTTCTTCCGGAAGGCTCAGTTGGCGAGCTGATCATAACCCCAATCAGCAAAGAAGCACTACCCTTAATTCGATACCGAACCAAAGATATTACCCGATTAGATTCTAAGCCCTGTTCCTGTGGTCGAACAACAACTAGAATTGCAAAACTTTCCGGACGCACCGATGATATGCTCATCATTGGCGGTGTCAATGTCTTTCCTTCCCAGATCGAGGGTGTTCTTCTGGGAATCGAGGGTATTGGCAGCAATTATCAAATTCGGGTACTTAAAAAAGGCTATCTTGATAAAATCGAAATTGATGTTGAGGTTGCCAACAGTGATCTTTTAGATTCTGTAACGCTTTTGGATGCCCTATACAATGAAATTTCCAATAAACTGCGGACGGTATTAGGTATTCATGCCGGTATCCATCTGGTTGAACCAAAATCATTGACTCGTTCTGAAGGTAAAGCGAAACGGGTCATCGATCTGAGAAACGAAAAATAA
- a CDS encoding amino acid-binding protein codes for MLINQLSVFIENKKGRLCDITNTLKEASVDIRAISVFESSEFGILRMVVDQPEIGAEVLRNSGHVVKLAQVLAVDPTDKIGSLNDVFCLLYEQNINVEYVYSFVMPNNNGAPLIILKTDDQERAIEVLKTSDAILIPSENVYQQK; via the coding sequence ATGCTTATTAATCAGTTATCTGTATTTATCGAAAATAAAAAAGGGCGTCTCTGTGATATTACAAACACCTTGAAGGAAGCCAGTGTTGACATCCGAGCCATTTCAGTCTTTGAAAGCTCTGAATTCGGAATTCTTAGAATGGTTGTGGATCAGCCTGAAATTGGGGCTGAAGTTTTGCGCAATTCAGGCCATGTGGTTAAACTTGCTCAGGTTCTCGCTGTTGATCCCACCGATAAGATCGGCTCTTTAAATGATGTATTTTGTCTGCTTTATGAACAAAACATCAACGTTGAATATGTCTATTCCTTTGTAATGCCCAACAATAATGGGGCTCCTCTAATTATTCTTAAAACAGATGATCAGGAACGTGCTATTGAAGTCCTAAAGACTTCAGATGCTATTCTAATTCCAAGTGAGAATGTCTATCAACAAAAATAG
- a CDS encoding FAD-linked oxidase C-terminal domain-containing protein, protein MSFPYHKINEQDLAHFKTFIDPVRIVEKEDIKSEYYHDEMPEYGVFAPDLFIEAINKEEISKVMKYAYDNNIPVTARGAGTGLAGGATCKYGGILLSVMKMNKIFDIDMDNLTITAEPGALLNEVAAEADKVGLFYPPDPGERTASIGGTVVTNAGGMRAVKYGVTRDYVREIEAVLPDGEIVNFSSNVVKNTTGYDLKDLIIGSEGTLCILTKVTLKLIAKPEMTWSLVVPFETVEDCIHTVPKLLKMSFVPTAIELTESDVLDMVEKHLHKPFPDRSADTYLIVMIDASNKEDMENMVEEASEVCLESGAKDVLIANSAERSASVWSVRAATLEGLKADSVSQEECDVVVPRSKIAEYVMEAKKISQRHGIRIVTVGHAGDGNIHTELLRDSHLTDEFWKENTQACLEELYAVSKRLGGQLSGEHGIGIGRIEFMRAFIGEPMYRLFKSIKLVFDDKNILNPGKVVAVEEVN, encoded by the coding sequence ATGTCTTTTCCCTATCATAAGATAAATGAACAGGATTTAGCGCATTTTAAAACATTTATCGATCCAGTACGAATCGTCGAAAAAGAAGATATTAAGAGCGAATATTATCATGATGAAATGCCAGAGTATGGCGTTTTTGCACCAGATCTTTTTATTGAAGCGATTAATAAAGAAGAAATCTCCAAGGTCATGAAATATGCCTATGATAATAATATACCTGTAACAGCAAGAGGTGCAGGTACCGGTTTAGCTGGTGGTGCAACCTGTAAGTACGGCGGAATTCTACTGTCGGTTATGAAAATGAATAAAATTTTTGATATCGATATGGATAATCTGACAATCACAGCAGAACCGGGAGCTCTTTTAAATGAGGTTGCGGCTGAGGCAGATAAAGTGGGATTGTTCTATCCGCCTGATCCAGGTGAAAGAACCGCATCGATTGGTGGAACAGTTGTAACCAATGCCGGTGGCATGCGGGCTGTAAAATATGGGGTAACAAGGGACTATGTCAGAGAAATTGAAGCTGTTCTTCCAGATGGGGAGATAGTAAATTTTTCGTCAAATGTTGTAAAGAACACCACCGGTTATGACTTGAAAGACCTGATCATTGGGTCCGAAGGAACTTTGTGTATTCTAACAAAGGTCACTTTAAAACTGATAGCTAAACCGGAAATGACCTGGTCCTTAGTGGTACCCTTTGAAACTGTTGAGGATTGTATCCATACAGTACCTAAACTTTTAAAAATGTCTTTTGTACCAACAGCCATTGAGCTGACAGAATCAGACGTATTAGATATGGTTGAAAAGCATTTACATAAGCCTTTTCCCGATCGTTCTGCTGACACCTATCTGATTGTTATGATCGATGCCAGCAATAAAGAGGATATGGAAAATATGGTGGAAGAGGCATCGGAAGTTTGTCTTGAATCCGGTGCGAAAGACGTATTGATTGCTAATTCAGCAGAACGTAGTGCTTCTGTCTGGTCAGTCAGAGCAGCGACCTTAGAAGGCTTAAAAGCAGATAGTGTATCCCAGGAAGAATGCGATGTGGTGGTACCCCGTTCTAAGATTGCTGAATATGTCATGGAAGCAAAAAAAATCAGTCAAAGGCACGGGATTCGAATTGTTACTGTGGGCCACGCTGGAGATGGAAATATTCATACAGAATTGCTTAGAGATTCCCATCTGACTGATGAATTCTGGAAAGAAAATACCCAGGCTTGTCTGGAAGAGCTTTATGCTGTATCAAAACGATTAGGTGGACAGCTTTCTGGAGAACATGGAATCGGAATTGGAAGAATCGAATTTATGCGGGCATTTATTGGTGAGCCCATGTACCGTTTATTCAAATCCATAAAACTGGTATTTGATGATAAAAATATTTTAAACCCTGGAAAAGTTGTTGCAGTTGAAGAAGTAAACTAG
- a CDS encoding electron transfer flavoprotein subunit alpha yields the protein MNFIHFDVEKCTLCRLCIEKCPFEALSMGKEGIEVNESCRMCNVCVKVCPEGAIFFEQKAGQVDKGQWSGILVFAQQQQGEIHPVTFELIGEAQRLSRKNSYQVNVVLVGGQKTAECAEVFRYYGVDKVFVYEHEALTDFRADNYTNAIADCITRMHPSVVLIGATALGRSLAPRLSTRFHTGLTADCTKLEMKENTDLVQIRPAFGGNVMAQILTTDSRPQFATVRYKVMDAPEVAEEAAGEIIISQVTEEIITSGITIKEVSAIEKSHNIEDEEILVVAGRGVKDEKGIKMVEQLAEVLGGQLCFTRPMVEEGHGDPTHQIGLSGRTVKPKLIITCGVSGAIQFTASMNQADHIVAIDSNPDAQIFNLAHYCINDDLYEVIPPLITRLKEQKEEKANVFSLS from the coding sequence ATGAATTTTATACATTTTGATGTTGAAAAATGCACGCTATGCCGTTTGTGTATTGAAAAATGTCCATTTGAAGCGCTAAGTATGGGTAAAGAAGGCATTGAAGTTAACGAATCCTGTCGGATGTGCAATGTTTGTGTTAAAGTTTGCCCAGAAGGAGCGATCTTTTTTGAACAGAAAGCGGGACAGGTAGATAAAGGTCAGTGGAGTGGAATTCTTGTTTTTGCTCAACAGCAGCAGGGAGAAATTCACCCGGTAACTTTTGAACTGATTGGAGAAGCGCAACGACTATCCAGAAAAAACAGCTATCAAGTCAATGTAGTTTTGGTTGGTGGTCAAAAAACAGCTGAATGTGCTGAGGTTTTTAGATACTATGGTGTAGACAAAGTATTTGTTTACGAACACGAAGCCTTAACTGACTTTAGAGCCGATAATTATACAAATGCAATAGCTGATTGTATAACCAGAATGCATCCTTCAGTAGTTTTAATTGGAGCAACTGCACTAGGTCGTTCGCTGGCACCGAGATTGTCAACTCGTTTCCATACTGGGCTTACAGCAGATTGTACCAAATTGGAAATGAAAGAAAATACTGATCTTGTTCAGATTCGACCGGCATTCGGTGGAAACGTTATGGCTCAAATCTTAACAACCGATTCCCGTCCACAGTTTGCAACTGTTCGTTATAAGGTCATGGATGCGCCAGAAGTGGCAGAGGAAGCGGCAGGTGAAATAATTATCAGTCAGGTAACAGAGGAAATTATTACATCAGGCATCACGATTAAAGAAGTTTCAGCAATTGAAAAATCCCATAATATCGAAGACGAGGAAATTTTGGTAGTGGCAGGCCGTGGTGTTAAAGATGAAAAAGGAATTAAAATGGTTGAACAATTGGCTGAGGTCTTAGGGGGCCAACTTTGTTTTACACGACCGATGGTTGAAGAAGGTCATGGAGATCCCACCCATCAGATTGGTTTATCCGGTAGAACAGTTAAACCAAAACTTATCATAACATGTGGAGTATCCGGTGCCATTCAGTTTACCGCAAGTATGAATCAGGCTGACCATATTGTGGCGATTGATTCCAATCCTGATGCTCAGATTTTCAATTTAGCACACTATTGTATCAATGATGACTTGTATGAAGTCATTCCACCGTTAATTACACGATTAAAAGAGCAAAAGGAGGAGAAAGCCAATGTCTTTTCCCTATCATAA
- a CDS encoding electron transfer flavoprotein subunit beta/FixA family protein, translated as MKIIVCIKQVPDSTKVEIDPESGTLIRMGQSSKINPYDLYAVETALRLRDKVGGTVTAITMGPSQAEEMMKDVYMMGVDEAVIMSDRKFAGSDVLATSYTLAQGITQLENADLIICGKQTTDGDTAQIGPAMAEHLGIPHVAWVSGIKAIDESKISVEHKLTGYVQVSEMSYPCLITVDKDIYVSRLPSYRLKLATKDREVKVVSFSDLRDKNLSRFGIIGSPTQVDKMFSPEGNAERVFIEGDSQTKANQLVDLLTGQKIL; from the coding sequence ATGAAGATTATTGTTTGTATAAAACAGGTTCCGGATTCAACTAAAGTGGAAATAGATCCCGAAAGCGGAACTCTGATTCGAATGGGGCAAAGCTCAAAAATCAATCCTTATGATTTGTATGCGGTTGAAACAGCTCTAAGGCTTCGAGATAAAGTAGGAGGAACAGTAACTGCAATTACTATGGGTCCTTCTCAGGCTGAAGAAATGATGAAAGATGTATATATGATGGGGGTTGATGAAGCCGTGATTATGTCTGATCGAAAATTTGCTGGTTCAGATGTTTTGGCGACTTCCTATACTCTTGCTCAGGGAATAACACAACTTGAAAATGCAGACCTGATAATTTGTGGAAAGCAAACGACTGATGGAGATACTGCCCAAATTGGACCAGCTATGGCTGAACACCTGGGGATCCCCCATGTGGCATGGGTCTCAGGTATAAAAGCTATTGACGAGTCAAAGATTTCGGTTGAACATAAACTGACGGGGTATGTACAGGTGTCGGAAATGTCTTATCCTTGTCTGATTACTGTCGATAAGGACATTTATGTCTCCAGACTGCCATCATACCGACTGAAACTGGCAACAAAAGACAGGGAAGTAAAAGTCGTGTCTTTTTCCGATTTGCGAGACAAAAATCTGTCCCGATTTGGAATCATTGGTTCGCCCACTCAGGTTGACAAAATGTTTTCTCCTGAAGGAAATGCCGAAAGGGTTTTTATTGAGGGTGATAGTCAGACAAAAGCCAATCAGCTGGTAGATCTGCTGACTGGCCAGAAGATACTGTAG
- a CDS encoding V-type ATP synthase subunit D, which translates to MALKITPTKANLIKAKGTLSFSEKGYDLLDKKRTILIQEIMQLVTEAESIEKEIGILFNEAYEALQQASISMGLNHLEEFALSVKKEEPFDILAKSVMGVDIPEINYKKECELTLPYGFYENNPALDVAIRKFDNVRCLSYHLAQVESTAYKLSLEIKKTQKSANALDKIQIPRLKSQIKYIQETIEEKEREEFFRLKKVKSKKK; encoded by the coding sequence ATGGCTCTAAAAATTACACCAACCAAAGCCAACTTAATCAAAGCTAAAGGGACTCTCAGTTTTTCGGAGAAAGGTTATGACCTGCTCGATAAAAAAAGAACAATTCTGATTCAGGAAATTATGCAGTTAGTTACTGAAGCGGAGTCCATCGAAAAAGAAATTGGAATATTGTTTAATGAAGCCTATGAAGCTTTACAGCAGGCAAGTATCAGCATGGGACTTAACCATCTTGAGGAATTTGCATTATCGGTAAAAAAAGAAGAGCCCTTTGATATTCTGGCAAAAAGTGTAATGGGAGTGGATATCCCGGAAATAAATTATAAAAAGGAATGTGAACTGACTTTACCTTACGGTTTTTATGAAAATAATCCGGCCCTGGATGTGGCAATCAGAAAATTTGACAATGTTCGATGTTTATCATATCATTTGGCTCAGGTTGAATCTACGGCTTATAAGCTTTCGTTAGAGATTAAGAAAACCCAGAAAAGTGCCAATGCCCTTGATAAGATTCAGATACCCAGGCTAAAGTCGCAGATAAAATACATTCAGGAAACGATAGAAGAAAAGGAGAGGGAAGAATTCTTTCGCCTTAAAAAAGTAAAAAGCAAAAAAAAATAA
- a CDS encoding V-type ATP synthase subunit B: MKKEYLRIDKVVGPLIEISDVDVVFYGEVVNIVDAQSGSVKKGKVIKIEEDKVTIQVFQNTSGLAAGNSVIKFTGEAFNLPVSLDLQGRIFNGIGEPIDDGADVFSEIEANINGRPINPMSREYPRNFIQTGISSIDTLATLIRGQKLPIFSGNGLPHNELAAQIVRQARLGEGVKEDFAIVFAAIGVKHDDEKFFRKSFDEANVMDRVVMFVNYADDPIAERITTPRCALTAAEYLAFEKNMHILVVMTDITSYCEALREISSAREEVPSRKGYPGYMYSDLAALYERAGMLSSQEGSITFLPILTMPNDDITHPIPDLTGYITEGQIVMGRDLFQRSLYPPISVLPSLSRLMKDGIGEGYTREDHAEVANQLFASYSKVQEVRDLSQIIGEEDLSDTDKQYMAFGREFEARFINQGFEESRTIMESLNLGWELLSLLPVAELDRLSPENIEKYLPEDIE; encoded by the coding sequence ATGAAAAAAGAGTATTTGAGAATTGATAAAGTAGTGGGACCCCTAATTGAAATCTCCGATGTGGACGTTGTATTTTACGGGGAAGTTGTTAATATTGTTGATGCCCAAAGCGGTTCTGTTAAAAAAGGCAAAGTCATTAAGATTGAAGAAGACAAGGTGACGATTCAGGTGTTCCAAAATACCTCAGGTCTTGCCGCTGGAAACAGTGTCATTAAATTTACCGGGGAAGCCTTTAATCTTCCAGTTTCACTTGATTTGCAGGGCCGGATTTTTAACGGTATTGGCGAACCAATTGATGATGGTGCTGATGTATTTAGCGAGATTGAAGCGAACATAAATGGTCGTCCGATCAATCCTATGTCTCGGGAATACCCGCGAAATTTTATTCAGACCGGTATTTCTTCAATTGACACTCTGGCGACATTGATTCGAGGCCAGAAGCTTCCTATCTTTTCCGGTAATGGACTGCCGCACAATGAACTGGCAGCACAGATTGTTAGACAGGCCCGCTTAGGTGAAGGGGTAAAAGAGGATTTTGCTATTGTGTTTGCTGCGATCGGGGTAAAACATGACGATGAAAAGTTCTTTAGAAAAAGTTTTGATGAAGCCAATGTAATGGATCGGGTTGTCATGTTTGTAAACTACGCGGATGACCCTATTGCCGAACGTATCACAACACCCCGATGTGCATTGACAGCGGCTGAGTATCTGGCTTTTGAAAAAAATATGCATATACTGGTTGTTATGACGGATATCACCTCTTATTGTGAAGCCTTGCGTGAGATTTCATCCGCCCGTGAGGAAGTACCGAGCCGTAAAGGTTATCCAGGTTATATGTATTCAGATTTAGCGGCTCTTTATGAACGAGCAGGAATGCTTTCATCTCAGGAAGGTTCAATTACTTTCCTGCCGATTCTGACCATGCCCAATGATGATATAACCCATCCAATTCCTGACCTGACCGGTTATATTACAGAAGGACAGATAGTAATGGGCCGGGATTTATTCCAAAGAAGTCTTTATCCACCAATTTCAGTACTTCCTTCATTGTCACGTCTGATGAAGGATGGTATCGGCGAAGGCTATACCCGTGAAGACCATGCTGAAGTTGCTAACCAGCTGTTTGCATCTTATTCCAAAGTGCAGGAAGTTAGGGATCTTTCGCAGATTATTGGTGAAGAGGATTTGAGCGATACGGATAAACAATATATGGCATTTGGTCGTGAATTTGAGGCCAGATTTATCAACCAGGGTTTTGAAGAGAGCCGGACTATTATGGAAAGTCTGAATTTAGGCTGGGAGCTATTATCCCTCTTACCGGTTGCCGAACTGGATCGTCTCAGTCCGGAAAACATTGAGAAATATTTGCCTGAAGATATAGAATAG